A genomic window from Glycine soja cultivar W05 chromosome 10, ASM419377v2, whole genome shotgun sequence includes:
- the LOC114370039 gene encoding sugar transport protein 13-like, with translation MAGGGEFEAKITPIVILSCMMAATGGLMFGYDIGVSGGVTSMPAFLKEFFPKVYRKTVEEEELDSNYCKYDNEKLQLFTSCLYLAGLIATFFASHITRRQGRRATMLISGFIFIAGVAFNAAAQNLAMLIIGRVLLGSGVGFANQAVPVFLSEIAPSQIRGALNILFQLNITLGILFSNLVNYATNKIKGGWGWRLSLGLGGLPALLLTLGAFMVVDTPNSLIERGHLEEGKVVLRKIRGIDNIEPEFLELLHASRVAKEVKHPFRNILKRKNRPQLVICIALQIFQQFTGINAIMFYAPVLFNTLGFKNDASLYSAVIIGAVNVVSTVVSIYSVDRLGRRILLLEAGVQMFLSQLVIAVIIGMKVKDHSEDLSKGYAVLVIVLVCIFVSAFAWSWGPLSWLIPSEIFPLETRSAGQSIAVCVNLLCTFVIAQAFLSMLCFFKFGIFLFFSGCVLIMSTFVVFLLPETKNVPIEEMTQSVWKQHWLWKRFIEDDCVKEEKVDTGN, from the exons ATGGCTGGCGGCGGCGAGTTTGAGGCAAAGATAACTCCAATTGTCATCCTTTCATGCATGATGGCTGCTACCGGAGGTCTTATGTTTGGATACGACATTGGCGTTTCTG GTGGGGTGACATCGATGCCAGCATTCCTGAAAGAGTTCTTTCCGAAAGTGTACAGAAAGACAGTGGAAGAGGAAGAGTTGGACAGCAACTACTGCAAATACGACAATGAAAAGCTGCAACTATTCACATCGTGTCTGTACCTTGCGGGTTTAATAGCCACATTCTTCGCGTCACATATAACTCGGAGGCAGGGAAGAAGAGCCACCATGTTGATATCAGGCTTCATTTTCATCGCTGGAGTTGCCTTCAATGCTGCTGCTCAGAACCTTGCCATGCTCATCATTGGTAGAGTCTTACTTGGTTCTGGAGTTGGTTTTGCTAACCAG gCCGTGCCAGTTTTTCTTTCAGAGATCGCACCTTCACAAATTCGTGGAGCATTGAATATACTGTTCCAGCTGAATATCACCCTTGGCATTCTCTTTTCCAACCTTGTCAACTATGCCACCAACAA AATCAAAGGTGGGTGGGGTTGGAGGCTATCTCTGGGTTTGGGTGGTTTACCAGCATTGCTTCTTACGTTGGGGGCTTTCATGGTGGTGGACACCCCGAACAGTCTCATCGAGCGTGGCCACTTGGAAGAAGGAAAAGTTGTGCTGAGAAAGATTCGTGGGATTGACAACATTGAACCCGAGTTCTTGGAGCTTCTTCACGCAAGCCGTGTGGCTAAAGAAGTCAAACACCCTTTCAGGAATATCCTCAAGCGCAAGAACCGACCCCAGCTAGTCATTTGCATTGCCCTGCAG ATTTTTCAACAGTTCACTGGCATCAATGCCATAATGTTTTACGCCCCAGTTCTGTTCAACACATTGGGATTCAAGAACGATGCTTCTCTCTACTCTGCCGTGATTATTGGTGCTGTTAATGTCGTCTCTACTGTTGTCTCAATCTATTCAGTAGACAGACTCGGGAGGAGAATACTCTTATTGGAAGCTGGAGTTCAAATGTTCTTATCTCAACTTGTGATAGCAGTCATAATAGGAATGAAGGTGAAGGACCATTCTGAGGATCTCTCAAAGGGTTATGCAGTGCTGGTGATTGTGTTGGTATGCATCTTTGTGTCTGCATTTGCATGGTCATGGGGGCCTCTTAGTTGGCTGATCCCAAGTGAGATATTCCCTCTGGAGACTCGCTCAGCCGGGCAAAGTATCGCGGTGTGTGTCAACTTGCTCTGCACATTTGTCATTGCGCAGGCCTTTCTCTCAATGCTGTGTTTCTTCAAGTTTGGCatcttcttgttcttctctgGATGTGTCTTGATCATGTCCACCTTTGTGGTTTTCCTTCTCCCCGAGACAAAGAATGTCCCCATTGAAGAGATGACTCAGAGTGTGTGGAAGCAGCATTGGCTGTGGAAGAGGTTTATTGAAGATGATTGTGTTAAAGAAGAG